The following proteins are encoded in a genomic region of Methanoculleus bourgensis MS2:
- a CDS encoding 3-isopropylmalate dehydratase small subunit: MRVWKFGNDIDTDAVIPGRFLTIYDPAELAKHAFEGTRDEFAREVREGDVVVAGSNFGCGSSREHAPLALLGAGIRVVVAESFARIFYRNAVNTGLLPLVCAGAGEIRDGDTVTVDLGGGFIEVNGKRLAVEPVPGFLKSIVDAGGLVAYAKDLDEVETCSTR; the protein is encoded by the coding sequence ATGCGGGTATGGAAATTCGGCAATGATATCGATACTGACGCGGTCATCCCGGGCAGGTTCCTGACGATCTATGATCCCGCGGAACTTGCGAAGCATGCGTTTGAGGGGACGAGAGATGAATTTGCACGGGAGGTCCGGGAGGGCGACGTCGTGGTGGCGGGCAGCAACTTCGGGTGCGGCTCTTCCCGGGAGCACGCGCCGCTCGCGCTCCTCGGGGCTGGCATCAGGGTCGTCGTCGCAGAGTCGTTTGCGCGGATCTTCTACCGGAACGCCGTCAACACCGGGCTCCTGCCGCTGGTCTGCGCCGGGGCAGGCGAGATCCGGGACGGCGATACCGTAACGGTGGATCTCGGCGGGGGCTTTATCGAGGTGAACGGGAAGCGGCTCGCCGTCGAGCCGGTGCCCGGGTTCCTGAAGAGCATCGTCGATGCCGGCGGCCTCGTGGCCTACGCGAAAGACCTTGACGAGGTGGAGACATGCAGCACCAGGTAG
- a CDS encoding PH domain-containing protein has protein sequence MPLTPVRIGEAFGPAPQYRSYLYVYLALTIVIFVLPWLVPAILAAPVVVAAVTGVPILAGVLFTLYWIPLYYRSISYRLTVTEITWQRGVWFRQTGIVPYNRITNVDIAQGPLMRFFSFSALRVQTAGYSAQARAEIVLNGIEDAGDLQEKIMGFVRRGGPVAVEGKPEAPPAAADAVVEELRAIRRLLEGRVEK, from the coding sequence ATGCCCCTCACCCCTGTCCGCATAGGAGAGGCGTTTGGACCGGCACCGCAGTACCGGTCGTACCTCTACGTATATCTGGCCCTGACCATCGTCATCTTCGTCCTGCCCTGGCTGGTCCCCGCCATCCTCGCGGCCCCGGTGGTCGTTGCCGCCGTCACGGGAGTACCTATCCTTGCCGGCGTTCTATTCACCCTCTACTGGATTCCGCTCTACTACAGGAGCATCTCCTACCGGCTCACCGTCACCGAGATCACCTGGCAGCGGGGGGTCTGGTTCAGGCAGACCGGCATCGTCCCCTATAACCGGATCACGAACGTCGATATCGCCCAGGGCCCCCTGATGCGGTTCTTCTCCTTCTCGGCGCTCCGGGTCCAGACCGCGGGCTACTCGGCCCAGGCCCGGGCTGAGATCGTCCTCAACGGGATCGAGGACGCAGGAGACCTCCAGGAGAAGATCATGGGCTTTGTGCGGAGGGGCGGGCCGGTCGCGGTCGAGGGGAAGCCGGAAGCGCCGCCGGCGGCAGCAGACGCGGTGGTGGAGGAACTCCGGGCGATCCGGAGGCTGCTCGAAGGCCGGGTGGAGAAGTAG
- a CDS encoding 3-isopropylmalate dehydrogenase, translating into MQHQVAAIGGDGIGPEIIAAGKEVLDAAGERFGFDIAWTDFDVGAERYLSTGELLTEEDLRELSKFRAIYFGAIGDERVKPGILEKGILLAIRFHFDQFVNLRPIKLLEGAPTPLANKGPEDVDFVVVRENTEDFYVGIGSRFTGAREQKTLEVVRDLYNIKFGLDVETDADEIAYQIGVVTRPGAERVIRYAFDLAAARERKVTSVDKANVLSDVYGLWRDVFNQVATGYPDVATEFTFVDAVTMWFVKNPEWFDVVVTPNMFGDIITDLGAMIQGGLGLAPGGNINPAGTSMFEPIHGSAPKYRGQDVANPLATIWAGSMLLDHIGEREAARAVLSAIEQSILDGFVTRDMGGAKKTSEVGRYVASLVKRA; encoded by the coding sequence ATGCAGCACCAGGTAGCCGCCATCGGCGGGGACGGCATCGGCCCCGAGATCATAGCGGCAGGAAAGGAGGTTCTCGACGCCGCAGGGGAGCGCTTTGGGTTTGATATCGCGTGGACCGACTTCGACGTCGGGGCCGAGCGCTACCTCAGCACGGGCGAACTCCTCACCGAGGAGGATCTCCGGGAACTCTCGAAGTTCCGGGCGATCTACTTCGGCGCCATCGGTGATGAGCGGGTGAAGCCCGGGATCCTCGAGAAGGGGATCCTGCTTGCGATCCGGTTCCACTTCGACCAGTTCGTCAATCTCAGGCCGATCAAACTCCTTGAGGGCGCCCCGACGCCGCTCGCGAACAAGGGGCCGGAGGATGTCGACTTCGTGGTGGTCAGGGAGAACACCGAGGACTTCTACGTCGGTATCGGCTCACGGTTCACGGGTGCGCGCGAGCAAAAGACGCTTGAGGTCGTCCGCGACCTCTACAACATCAAGTTCGGGCTTGATGTCGAGACCGACGCCGACGAGATAGCCTACCAGATCGGTGTCGTCACCCGGCCGGGCGCGGAGCGGGTGATCCGCTACGCCTTTGACCTGGCCGCAGCGAGGGAGCGGAAGGTCACGTCGGTCGACAAGGCAAACGTCCTCTCCGACGTCTACGGCCTCTGGCGGGATGTCTTCAACCAGGTCGCCACCGGGTACCCGGACGTCGCGACCGAGTTCACCTTCGTCGACGCGGTCACGATGTGGTTCGTCAAGAACCCGGAGTGGTTCGATGTCGTCGTCACCCCGAATATGTTCGGCGACATCATCACCGACCTCGGTGCCATGATCCAGGGCGGGCTCGGGCTCGCTCCCGGCGGGAACATCAACCCGGCAGGCACCTCGATGTTTGAGCCGATCCACGGCTCGGCGCCGAAGTACCGGGGTCAGGACGTCGCAAACCCGCTCGCCACCATCTGGGCGGGCTCGATGCTCCTCGACCACATCGGCGAGCGAGAGGCGGCGAGGGCAGTCCTCAGCGCGATCGAGCAAAGCATCCTTGACGGGTTCGTGACCCGGGATATGGGCGGGGCGAAGAAGACGAGCGAGGTCGGCAGGTATGTTGCGTCGCTCGTGAAGAGGGCGTAG